ATCTACAGAACTTGCAGCATTCTGAAACCATGGGTGCTCTGTGGAACTGTGATTAATAACTAAGTCCATAATAATTTTGATACCATTAGCATGAGCTTCATTTAAAAGATCTTTAAACTCATCTAGGGTTCCATAATCCATCTCAACATCATAGTAGTCATAAACATCGTACCCGTGGTAACTTGGGGATTGATTTATTGGCATTAACCATAGGGCATCTATACCTAACTCTTTTAGATATGGGATCTTATTTTTTAGGCCTATAAAATCACCAATTCCATCACCATTGCCATCACTAAAACTTCTAACAAAAATCTCGTAAAAAACTGCTTTAGAACCCCATGCAGGAACTTCCCAGTTATTTGTATTTCCAAGTTTTGTAAAGGATATAATATTTGACTTAACAGACTTTTTATCTCTTTTAGCTACAATTTGATAGAAGTACTCTCTATTTGCTTCTAGGTTAGATATCTCAAGGCCTCTAGTTCCAACTAAAACATCCTCTTGAACAAGTTTTAAGTTATCTTTTGACTCTCCAATGTAAAAATCAACTAAGTCTCCTCTTAAAGCCTTAAATAAAAACTTTACAGTTGAATCATCAATATCTATATAACTATCTTGGTCAAAAATAGCTAACTCTTCTAATACTACGGGTTTAATCTTTTTAGTGCTTCTGTTTTCTGTAGTAGCACACCCTACAAGTAACAGTAAAGTAACTAAACTTAACAATATTTTTTTCATACTAAATCCTTATAAATAATAAAACTCCCCACAGTACAATTATATACAATGGGGAGTAAAAGAAAACAAACTACTCTTTTATTATTAATGCTGTTAACGCATCAATTTTAATTTTATCACTACTTAGTGTAAATCCAGAAATCTCTTTAACTGGCTCTACACCACTCTCATCAGAATCTACTAAAACGATTCCATTGGTTAAATCAACTTCTAAGCCAAGTTCTCTAGATACATCATCTGCATTAATAAATACATAGTATGAATCACCATCTGTGGATATTGCTTTATATACAATTATATTATCCTGGGGTTTTATACCCGCTGCTTTAACAAGCGATACATTCTTTTTAACTAAATCCGCATCTCCTAATCTAAAAGCGTCGGTAGATCTTCTAAGTTTAATTAAACCAGTTGTGTAGTCTATAGTATTTTTCGGTAGACCTTCTGACTCAATTTTTTCCCAATCTATCATATTAATAGCATCTGAGGAGTCATAGGAGTCATGTACAAACCACGGGTAATCAAAACCTTTAACTTCAGTTCCTTTAACGCTTGGCTTACCAGCTGCTCTCCACTGTTTAGTTCTACCGTACTCCTGACCTGCGTGTAAAAATGCAGTTCCCTGACTTGTTAAAATCATAGTATTAGATAGTCTTATTCTTTTCTGAATCTCTTCCTCATGGTGGTCTGGATCTTTATTTATTGATTGAGCAATAACATCATGTAACGGTAGGTTGTCATGGGCAGCAACATACTGAACCACATCACCTGGATCGTCTAATGTCATATTACTTGGACGTCCAGCAACATTGTTGAAAATAAGGTTAATATCCCTTTTCCCACCAGTCATAAACCGTGGTTGCCCCTCTGAACCAAAACCAGACTTTAACTCATTTCTCATCTCATCTGAGAAACTTCCAGCAGCATCTGTTTGGGCCATCCAACTCTGGTCAGCAGGAGTTCTAGAGTCCCCATCATCTCCGGCGTAGGTTCTCCAACCCTCACCAATCATAATAATATTAGGATTAACTTCCCTACTCTTATCAAAAGCCATTTGTACAGTCTCAGCATCTAGATCACCCATTAAGTCATATCTAAAACCGTCTACCTTATACTCATTAACCCAGTGTAAAACAGAATCAACAACTAACTTTCTAGACATAAAGTGGGTTGTACCTACTCTACCACCACCATAACTTGACTTAGGTTTCCCATCAACATCCATAAAATGATAATAACCAGGAATAATATCTTCTAAAATAGAGATTTTAGCAGTGTGGTTATATACAGCATCTAAAATAACACCCATTCCACTTTTATGTATTGCATCAATTAACTCTTTTAGTTCCTTAACCCTAAGTTCAGGATCCCTAGGGTTCTCAGAATACATTCCCTCTGGAGAGAAGTAGTTATGTGGATCGTATCCCCAGTTATATGTATTTGGACCAGCTGAATAATCAAGTTCTCTTGTCCCATTATCTAACTCATTACCAAAGTAATAGTTCATAACAGGTAATAATTGAACATGGGTTACACCTAGAGACTTAATATAGTCTAACTTCTCAATAAACGCTTTATAAGTACCAAATTGGGATTTTGTTTCTAAACTTGGATCAGATGTAAAATCCCTAACATGGATCTCCCATATTATAGCGTCTTCTCTTTTTGTATACCCTTCAATGTTAGCAAAATCTAGCTTTGGTCCAATTGATTTAAGATCTACAACAGCAGCCCTACCAACTTTTTCCTTACTCTCATTAAATGCAGCCATAGATTTAGCATATGGGTCTAAAACCCTTTTTGTTCTACCAGCATTAGTTACATCATAGGTATAAAAATAACCCTTTAAATCTTCTTTAATAACAATGGACCAAACACCCTTATCTCCTAGGGTTAAATCAGCCTCTTTATAGATAGTATCATCTGTTCCATCTTTATAAATTGTTAATTTTATATTAGATGCTAAAGGAGACCAAAGTTTAAACTCTGTACCACTTTTACTATATATTGCACCTAGTTCTCCATCGTAGGAAAATGTACTATCAATGCTCTCCCAAGAGAAATTAACCTTTTTTGATAATGCTCCACTTTTAACAACATATACACTTAAGGGATTTAATGGTTCTTTAGCTGTAATATATCCTAAACGTCCGTTTTTTATCTCCCAAGACTCAAGCTCCACAGGAACTCCATCTAGTTCAAGGGTTAACTCTTTATCTGTTTTCATTCTAAATTTTAACTTTATCTGTTTATCAGTAACAGCTACTGCAGATAATATTTTATTATTTAGGCTGGAGTCAGCGTCCTTGAAAGTTAAATACTCAGTATCATCCCCAGATATTGCCCAATACTCATTATTAGAGTCTAGTTTTGGAAATGTTCTATCCCCATCGGGATCTTTATTATCACCGTTATGAATAATAAAGTTAAGTTCACCTTCTCCACTATATGGAATATCCCAATAAACACCAAAGGAGCTCTCTCCTGTAACAGGTAAAGCTGCTTCCCATTTAACTTCAGGTCCATTGTAACCTGCACCCCAAACATGAATACCCCAACCGGAGTAGTTTTTATCAAATCTGTGATAGTTTAACCTAACCATACCCTTAGGAACAGCAGGAGTATCACCCTTATCACTACCTGAAGAGACGCTTGCACAGGATGCAAGCGTTACCACAAGAAGAACTAAAAAATATTTAGTATCTTTCTCATTTAATCTCCTATTACTGAACATCATCTAGAGATGTATATAGTACTGAATCTCCTGAAAGTGCCCAAAATTCGTTAATTGTTTCTACGCCTTCAAATGTTCTATCACCATCTGGGTCTTTTTCATCACCATTATGAATAATGAAATTTAGCTCATCTTCACCAAAATAAGGGATATCCCAGTAAGCTCCAAAATCATCAAAACCTGTTGGCTCTACAGCTGCGGCCCAATCTACAGTATCTCCTGCATATCCTGCACCCCAAATATGTAAACCCCAACCTTCATAATTGTCATCCATTCTCTGGTAGTGTAATCTTACGTTCCCATCTTCAATAGCACCTGCTTCCACCATATCTTTAGTATTAGCTTCTGGTGCTGTTGTTAAACAACCAGCTGTTAATAATAACATTGCAATTACAAATAAATTAATAATTTTCTTCATTTCTATCTCCTATAACATATATAATGCAAGCGTTTGCAATACCTGTCAACAAAAATATTTACAAATTTATTCTATCGGTAAAATATATAGATTACCAAGCTCCGCATTATTAATTTCTATATTCATATTTTGATCATCATTAGCGTAAAATAGAGCTAAGGAGTGCTTTCCACTATCTAGAAGTAGCTCTATACTGTTTGAATAACCTACTTTTTTATTAAGTCCCCCTCTTTGTGGAAAAATAAATTTCCCAACAAACTCACCATCTAGTTCCGCCGATCGAATAGCACATTTATTCTCTGTACTAACATGTCCATTATTATTTATATAGTCGAATCTAATTAG
Above is a genomic segment from Thiospirochaeta perfilievii containing:
- a CDS encoding pullulanase-associated domain-containing protein translates to MMFSNRRLNEKDTKYFLVLLVVTLASCASVSSGSDKGDTPAVPKGMVRLNYHRFDKNYSGWGIHVWGAGYNGPEVKWEAALPVTGESSFGVYWDIPYSGEGELNFIIHNGDNKDPDGDRTFPKLDSNNEYWAISGDDTEYLTFKDADSSLNNKILSAVAVTDKQIKLKFRMKTDKELTLELDGVPVELESWEIKNGRLGYITAKEPLNPLSVYVVKSGALSKKVNFSWESIDSTFSYDGELGAIYSKSGTEFKLWSPLASNIKLTIYKDGTDDTIYKEADLTLGDKGVWSIVIKEDLKGYFYTYDVTNAGRTKRVLDPYAKSMAAFNESKEKVGRAAVVDLKSIGPKLDFANIEGYTKREDAIIWEIHVRDFTSDPSLETKSQFGTYKAFIEKLDYIKSLGVTHVQLLPVMNYYFGNELDNGTRELDYSAGPNTYNWGYDPHNYFSPEGMYSENPRDPELRVKELKELIDAIHKSGMGVILDAVYNHTAKISILEDIIPGYYHFMDVDGKPKSSYGGGRVGTTHFMSRKLVVDSVLHWVNEYKVDGFRYDLMGDLDAETVQMAFDKSREVNPNIIMIGEGWRTYAGDDGDSRTPADQSWMAQTDAAGSFSDEMRNELKSGFGSEGQPRFMTGGKRDINLIFNNVAGRPSNMTLDDPGDVVQYVAAHDNLPLHDVIAQSINKDPDHHEEEIQKRIRLSNTMILTSQGTAFLHAGQEYGRTKQWRAAGKPSVKGTEVKGFDYPWFVHDSYDSSDAINMIDWEKIESEGLPKNTIDYTTGLIKLRRSTDAFRLGDADLVKKNVSLVKAAGIKPQDNIIVYKAISTDGDSYYVFINADDVSRELGLEVDLTNGIVLVDSDESGVEPVKEISGFTLSSDKIKIDALTALIIKE
- a CDS encoding pullulanase-associated domain-containing protein, producing MKKIINLFVIAMLLLTAGCLTTAPEANTKDMVEAGAIEDGNVRLHYQRMDDNYEGWGLHIWGAGYAGDTVDWAAAVEPTGFDDFGAYWDIPYFGEDELNFIIHNGDEKDPDGDRTFEGVETINEFWALSGDSVLYTSLDDVQ